One genomic segment of Rivularia sp. PCC 7116 includes these proteins:
- a CDS encoding PEP-CTERM sorting domain-containing protein, producing MFSNIFKKAALFGASTVASVAVTGTMMASSAQAATMTYRSEFSVTSNSLNNADLITGHFDFSKTEENNGEFSYKVTSFNANVLNERITLSDMRANQNPFLAINQTFVPRKYQTILPSVLAGESPNYTGDGDFGEGNLSYTFGFDLGNPNFQPDDFDFAFSSEDLDNVATLASNVITSVDPSFTQFYVPFALRQGGQINITTKAVPEPATIFALGAVGVGLTATRRKRASKKIKQKTAA from the coding sequence ATGTTTTCAAATATCTTTAAAAAAGCAGCTTTATTTGGAGCAAGTACAGTAGCGAGCGTTGCTGTAACAGGAACCATGATGGCAAGTTCGGCTCAAGCTGCAACTATGACTTACCGTTCCGAATTTAGCGTTACTTCAAATAGTTTAAATAATGCTGATTTAATAACTGGACATTTTGATTTCAGCAAAACTGAAGAGAATAATGGTGAATTCAGCTACAAGGTGACAAGCTTTAATGCCAATGTGCTCAATGAAAGGATTACCTTGAGTGATATGAGAGCAAATCAAAATCCATTCCTTGCAATTAATCAGACTTTTGTACCAAGAAAGTATCAAACTATTTTACCAAGCGTGTTAGCAGGAGAAAGTCCTAATTATACAGGAGATGGTGATTTTGGGGAAGGAAATCTCAGTTACACTTTTGGATTTGATTTAGGAAATCCTAATTTTCAGCCGGATGACTTCGACTTTGCATTTAGCTCAGAAGATTTGGATAATGTTGCGACATTAGCATCTAACGTCATAACATCAGTTGATCCTAGTTTCACACAATTTTATGTTCCTTTTGCTTTAAGGCAAGGTGGACAAATAAATATTACAACTAAAGCAGTTCCAGAACCTGCGACAATATTCGCCCTTGGCGCTGTAGGAGTCGGATTAACAGCAACTCGTCGTAAACGTGCAAGCAAGAAAATTAAACAGAAAACAGCTGCGTAA
- a CDS encoding serine/threonine-protein kinase, with protein MLGNTLVGRYQIISNLGGGGFGETFVAYDTHLPGSPKCVVKKLKPQANDPTTLQTARRLFDTEAQVLYRLGIHERIPQLLAYFEENQEFYLVQEYIYGNDLNEEIKPGKSISENQAISLLKEILEILEFVHQQKVIHRDINPRNILRDDKDGKLVLIDFGAVKQITTQVVSAGNKTQVTVAIGTPGYIPGEQAQGEPRYSSDIYALGIMCITALTGLSPEELEKDDDTNEIIWQEYAQVTPQLAEILDKMVRYDFRVRYASATQALEALEILNTQNTHINQPSVSNTMVLNVASYSQTFKPRKKINFKKIIYKALMAMLLTGMGATASIYIINSINSANAGDLYKKANTFYELQRYEDALDNYKQAIEIKPEYAQAWNGQGRVLYELNSHKEALSAYDKAIEIEPNYQESWRGRGFVLNKLKRYQEAIYSFDKALKLKPESPKVLNARGEALRNLKRYDEAIQSYDKAVELQPEYDQAWYNKAWVLYNLKRYKDALATYEQVIRLKPNNELAWYNSGNALVNLNRQRDALKAYSKAVQYKPSFYQAWLSRGNILITLRRYPEAVESFQEVLKYQPNNFDALYSKGWALHQMQRYEQAVASYDKAIAQRRNSYKVWYSRGNSVYKLQKYPEALSAYNRAIRYKKDHSESWYSKGNTLFNLGKDEEALAAYNTAIKYNPDYREAIKAKKNIEEILEDKDKEQEKEKEQEENKDKKTGFWNFLRR; from the coding sequence ATGTTGGGAAATACACTTGTTGGAAGATACCAAATAATAAGTAATTTGGGAGGTGGGGGATTTGGCGAAACCTTTGTAGCTTACGATACGCATTTGCCTGGTTCTCCAAAATGTGTTGTTAAAAAGCTCAAACCCCAAGCCAACGATCCGACTACATTGCAAACAGCAAGACGTTTGTTTGATACAGAAGCACAGGTTTTATATAGATTGGGAATACACGAACGTATTCCTCAGCTTTTAGCTTATTTTGAAGAAAATCAGGAGTTTTATCTAGTACAGGAATATATTTACGGTAACGATTTAAATGAAGAAATAAAACCTGGAAAATCTATAAGCGAAAACCAAGCTATTTCCCTTTTAAAAGAGATACTAGAAATCTTAGAATTTGTCCATCAGCAAAAGGTAATTCATCGAGATATTAATCCTAGAAATATTCTCAGAGATGATAAAGATGGAAAATTGGTTTTAATTGATTTTGGTGCGGTTAAACAAATTACGACTCAGGTTGTTTCTGCGGGCAATAAAACTCAAGTTACCGTAGCTATTGGTACTCCAGGATATATTCCCGGCGAACAAGCCCAGGGCGAACCAAGATATAGTAGCGATATTTATGCTTTGGGGATAATGTGCATCACAGCACTCACGGGATTATCTCCCGAAGAATTGGAAAAGGATGACGATACCAATGAAATTATTTGGCAAGAATACGCCCAAGTGACTCCGCAATTAGCTGAAATTTTAGATAAAATGGTGCGTTATGATTTTCGAGTGCGTTATGCTTCAGCAACTCAGGCATTAGAAGCACTGGAGATATTAAATACACAAAATACACATATAAATCAACCATCGGTTTCTAACACGATGGTATTGAATGTTGCATCTTATTCTCAAACTTTCAAGCCTCGTAAGAAGATAAACTTTAAAAAAATAATTTATAAAGCCTTGATGGCAATGTTGTTAACCGGAATGGGGGCAACAGCATCTATATATATTATTAACAGTATTAATTCTGCTAACGCTGGCGATTTATATAAAAAAGCAAATACATTTTATGAACTACAGCGCTATGAAGATGCGTTGGATAATTACAAACAAGCTATAGAAATTAAGCCAGAATACGCTCAAGCATGGAACGGACAAGGGAGAGTACTTTACGAGTTGAATTCACACAAAGAAGCTTTATCGGCATATGATAAAGCAATTGAAATTGAGCCAAACTATCAAGAATCTTGGAGAGGTAGAGGGTTTGTCTTAAATAAGTTAAAGAGATATCAAGAAGCAATTTACTCTTTCGACAAAGCTTTGAAATTAAAGCCAGAATCTCCAAAAGTTTTGAACGCGAGGGGAGAAGCTTTGAGAAATTTGAAGAGATATGATGAAGCCATACAGTCTTATGATAAAGCAGTAGAGCTACAGCCAGAATATGACCAAGCCTGGTATAACAAAGCTTGGGTTTTATATAATTTAAAACGCTATAAAGATGCCCTGGCAACTTACGAACAAGTGATTAGGTTAAAGCCAAATAACGAGCTTGCTTGGTACAACAGTGGAAATGCTTTAGTTAATTTAAATCGCCAAAGAGATGCTTTAAAAGCTTATTCAAAAGCAGTACAGTACAAACCCAGTTTTTACCAAGCTTGGTTATCAAGAGGAAACATACTCATAACCTTACGTCGCTATCCCGAAGCAGTCGAATCTTTTCAAGAAGTATTGAAATATCAGCCCAATAACTTTGATGCACTCTACTCCAAAGGTTGGGCACTACATCAAATGCAGCGCTACGAACAAGCAGTAGCATCATACGATAAAGCGATCGCGCAACGAAGAAACAGCTATAAAGTATGGTATTCTCGCGGCAACTCAGTTTATAAATTGCAGAAATATCCAGAAGCCTTATCAGCTTACAATCGCGCAATTCGCTATAAAAAAGACCATTCCGAAAGTTGGTACAGCAAAGGTAATACTTTGTTTAATTTAGGAAAAGATGAAGAAGCATTAGCAGCCTACAACACGGCAATTAAATATAATCCAGATTACCGCGAAGCCATCAAAGCGAAGAAGAATATAGAAGAAATATTAGAAGACAAAGACAAAGAACAAGAAAAAGAAAAAGAGCAAGAAGAAAACAAAGATAAGAAAACCGGATTTTGGAATTTTTTGAGAAGGTGA
- a CDS encoding Coenzyme F420 hydrogenase/dehydrogenase, beta subunit C-terminal domain — MTSTLPHKKAKALKPGSPRPAKELCSECGLCDTYYVHYVKEACAFLNQQIAELEEQSHSRSRNLDNADELYFGVQQEMMAARKKEPIPGAQWTGIVSSIAIEMLNRGIVEGVVCVQNTQEDRFQPMPVIARTPEEVLAAKVNKPTLSPNLSVLEQVEKSGMKRLLVIGVGCQIQALRAVEKQLGLEKLYVLGTPCVDNVTRAGLQKFLETTSKSPDTVVHYEFMQDFRVHFKHEDGSTETVPFFGLKTNKLKDVFAPSCMSCFDYVNSLADIVVGYMGAPFGWQWIVVRNERGKEMLDLVKDQIDVQEVMSQGNRQAAVQQSIPAYDKGVTLPMWAAKLMGVVIEKIGPKGLEYARFSIDSHFTRNYLYTKRNHPEKLDNHVPEFAKRIVEQYELPD; from the coding sequence ATGACTTCTACGCTCCCTCACAAAAAAGCCAAAGCCCTCAAACCCGGAAGCCCCCGCCCAGCAAAGGAATTATGTAGCGAGTGCGGACTTTGCGATACGTATTACGTCCACTATGTTAAAGAAGCCTGTGCTTTTCTCAATCAACAAATAGCGGAGCTTGAAGAGCAAAGTCATTCGCGATCGCGCAATCTTGATAATGCCGACGAACTTTATTTCGGGGTTCAGCAGGAGATGATGGCAGCGCGGAAAAAAGAGCCAATTCCGGGTGCCCAGTGGACGGGTATTGTTAGCTCTATTGCCATTGAAATGCTCAATCGCGGCATTGTGGAAGGTGTTGTTTGCGTACAAAATACCCAGGAAGACAGGTTTCAACCAATGCCGGTTATTGCTCGCACGCCGGAAGAGGTGCTAGCAGCCAAAGTTAATAAGCCGACTCTTTCGCCAAATCTTTCGGTATTAGAACAAGTTGAAAAATCCGGAATGAAGCGGCTATTGGTAATTGGTGTTGGTTGTCAAATTCAAGCATTACGTGCTGTAGAAAAACAGCTTGGTTTGGAAAAGCTTTATGTATTAGGCACTCCTTGCGTTGATAACGTTACTCGTGCCGGATTGCAAAAGTTCCTTGAAACTACAAGTAAGTCACCCGATACGGTAGTGCATTACGAATTTATGCAAGATTTTCGAGTGCATTTTAAGCATGAAGATGGTTCAACCGAAACTGTGCCTTTCTTTGGTTTGAAAACTAATAAGCTTAAAGATGTGTTTGCTCCTTCTTGCATGAGCTGTTTCGACTACGTAAATTCACTTGCTGATATTGTAGTTGGGTATATGGGGGCACCGTTTGGTTGGCAGTGGATTGTGGTCAGAAACGAGCGCGGTAAAGAAATGCTCGATTTAGTGAAAGACCAAATTGACGTTCAAGAGGTAATGTCTCAAGGGAATCGTCAAGCTGCCGTACAGCAAAGCATTCCTGCCTACGATAAAGGCGTAACTCTTCCCATGTGGGCGGCGAAATTAATGGGTGTGGTAATTGAGAAAATTGGACCAAAAGGTTTGGAATATGCTCGCTTTTCCATAGATTCCCACTTTACGCGGAATTATTTATATACCAAGCGTAATCATCCCGAAAAGTTAGATAATCACGTTCCTGAGTTTGCAAAACGGATTGTGGAGCAGTATGAGTTACCCGATTAG
- a CDS encoding rhomboid family intramembrane serine protease, producing MIPIGDKLFLLTNKKPLVVWFLIGINIALFLWEVKLEINGELASFVNYWGLIPEQVSTAFNSAIAGNPAAWLVVFWGTLSIFSGMFVHASYSQIVSNLIFLWVFGNTLEKIIGNGRFLLFYLFCGFLTGIVQIVVEPSLSIPLVGTNGVIASVLGAYVYKFPKVKIDSILPLVILYIPVELPAFFYCFWWFVQQLFYGIGGLNVPGGVNPIGTGYLAYGAGLPIGVVLMMIMKL from the coding sequence ATGATACCTATCGGCGATAAACTGTTTCTTCTGACGAATAAAAAACCTTTAGTAGTATGGTTTTTGATTGGTATAAATATTGCTTTATTTTTATGGGAAGTAAAACTAGAGATTAATGGTGAATTAGCTAGTTTTGTCAATTATTGGGGTTTGATTCCAGAACAAGTTAGTACGGCATTTAATAGCGCGATCGCAGGAAATCCGGCAGCTTGGTTAGTTGTGTTTTGGGGTACGCTGTCAATATTTTCGGGAATGTTCGTTCATGCTAGCTACAGTCAAATTGTGAGTAATTTAATATTTTTGTGGGTTTTCGGCAATACTTTGGAGAAAATCATTGGTAACGGACGTTTTTTATTATTTTATCTATTTTGCGGTTTTTTGACCGGGATAGTGCAAATTGTGGTTGAGCCAAGTTTGAGCATACCTTTGGTTGGTACCAACGGTGTAATTGCATCTGTTTTGGGAGCATATGTTTATAAATTTCCCAAGGTTAAAATTGACTCTATTTTACCGTTGGTGATTTTGTATATCCCCGTCGAACTACCGGCTTTTTTCTACTGTTTCTGGTGGTTTGTGCAACAGTTATTTTACGGTATTGGCGGTTTAAATGTTCCCGGTGGCGTTAATCCCATCGGCACTGGTTATTTAGCTTACGGTGCGGGTTTGCCGATTGGTGTGGTTTTGATGATGATAATGAAGCTTTGA
- a CDS encoding glycoside hydrolase 100 family protein, translating to MQLEDSKAIQKVEEEAWEVLQKTIIYFKGRPIGTVAALDGSVDALNYDQCFVRDFASSALLFLIKGETDIVRNFLEETLKLQPTDNQLDAYKPGQGLMPASFKVVSKNGEEYLEADFGEHAIARVTPIDSCLWWLIILRAYVVATKDYSLIYQPEFQTGIGLILELCLATRFDMYPTLLVPDGACMIDRRLGIYGHPLEIQSLFYAALRAAREMLICHGNQDLVIAIDNRLPILRAHIRKHYWIDIKRLNAIYRYKGEEYGKEAVNQFNIYVDSLPYYELDKWLPKKGGYLAGNVGPSQLDTRFFSLGNLMAVICDLASEEQSDAIMTLIEKRWEDLVGDMPMKITFPALENEEYRLITGCDPKNIPWSYHNGGNWPVLMWMLTAAAIKTNKICIAERAIHIAQLRLQEDEWPEYYDGKRGRLIGKQSRKYQTWTIAGLLLAKEMIKEPSHLSLMSFEPFTIEEASRACEFEIDSFDA from the coding sequence ATGCAATTAGAAGACTCAAAAGCAATTCAAAAAGTAGAAGAAGAAGCATGGGAAGTACTACAGAAAACTATTATTTACTTTAAAGGTCGTCCTATTGGTACGGTTGCAGCTTTAGACGGAAGTGTAGATGCATTAAATTACGACCAATGTTTTGTTAGAGATTTTGCTTCATCTGCTCTGCTTTTTCTGATTAAAGGAGAAACAGATATAGTCCGTAATTTTTTAGAAGAAACTTTAAAATTGCAGCCTACCGATAACCAGTTGGATGCTTACAAACCAGGTCAAGGTTTGATGCCAGCTAGTTTCAAAGTTGTATCTAAGAATGGAGAAGAATATTTAGAAGCTGATTTTGGCGAACATGCCATAGCAAGAGTTACACCAATTGATTCTTGTTTATGGTGGCTGATAATATTACGTGCTTATGTAGTTGCCACAAAAGATTATTCGCTGATATATCAACCGGAATTTCAAACAGGTATTGGATTAATTTTAGAACTTTGTTTGGCAACTCGTTTTGATATGTATCCAACTCTATTGGTTCCCGATGGAGCCTGCATGATTGATAGACGTTTGGGTATTTACGGACATCCTTTAGAAATTCAATCTTTATTTTATGCAGCATTGCGTGCGGCAAGGGAAATGTTGATTTGTCATGGCAACCAAGATTTGGTGATTGCTATTGATAATCGCTTGCCTATTTTACGCGCTCATATTCGCAAACATTATTGGATAGATATTAAACGTCTTAACGCTATTTATCGTTATAAAGGTGAAGAGTACGGTAAAGAAGCTGTTAACCAATTTAATATATATGTAGATTCCCTTCCTTATTACGAATTAGATAAATGGTTGCCGAAAAAAGGTGGTTATTTAGCTGGAAATGTTGGTCCATCGCAGTTGGATACTCGTTTCTTTTCGTTAGGAAATTTAATGGCAGTTATTTGCGATTTGGCAAGTGAAGAACAGTCTGATGCCATTATGACTCTTATTGAAAAGAGATGGGAAGATTTAGTCGGAGATATGCCGATGAAAATTACTTTCCCCGCATTAGAAAATGAAGAATATAGACTAATAACTGGATGCGACCCTAAGAATATTCCTTGGTCTTATCATAATGGTGGAAACTGGCCAGTTTTAATGTGGATGTTGACTGCTGCGGCAATCAAAACTAATAAAATATGTATTGCAGAGCGAGCTATTCATATTGCTCAGTTACGACTTCAAGAAGACGAATGGCCAGAATATTACGATGGTAAGCGAGGAAGATTAATTGGTAAACAATCCAGAAAATATCAAACTTGGACAATTGCTGGGTTGTTATTGGCTAAAGAGATGATTAAAGAACCATCTCACTTATCATTAATGAGTTTTGAGCCATTTACTATTGAAGAAGCTTCTAGAGCTTGCGAATTTGAAATTGATAGCTTTGATGCTTAG
- a CDS encoding 16S rRNA (cytosine(967)-C(5))-methyltransferase, whose amino-acid sequence MTTSRQQALLALKDVHKGAYADVALDRVLRKVDLPNNERRLVTELVYGSVRRQRTLDAIIDKLARKKSHQQPLLLRCILHLGLYQLQFQERIPDSAAVNTTVQLAKDNGFSGLSGFVNGLLRSYIRLQEELQQKEGEETKTNKIIPIKLPEKQSERLGILYSFPDWVVNIWVEQFGFSETEKLCEWMNQTPNIDLRVNQLCSSIEEVETALKNQGISSQRIPNLPQALRLLNSPGAIKNLPGFNEGWWTVQDSSAQLVSYLLNPQPHEVIIDACAAPGGKTTHIAELMGDTGQIYACDRTESRLRKLQQNTQRLNLKSVEVCLGDSRSLTQFEKSADKVLLDVPCSGLGTLHRHADARWRQTPDNIKELCVLQAELLLHSSTFVKDSGSLVYSTCTLHPDENEGAIKSFLESNSNWEIQSPDTYSAIHEYATSEGWIKVLPHKHNMDGFFMVRLRKKHN is encoded by the coding sequence ATGACTACTTCCCGTCAACAAGCGTTATTAGCACTAAAAGATGTCCACAAAGGGGCTTATGCTGACGTAGCATTGGATAGAGTGCTACGAAAAGTTGATTTGCCAAATAACGAACGCCGCTTGGTGACTGAGTTGGTTTACGGTAGCGTTAGAAGACAGCGAACCCTTGATGCAATTATCGATAAATTAGCTCGCAAAAAATCCCATCAGCAACCTTTACTGCTCCGCTGCATTTTACATTTAGGTTTATATCAACTGCAATTTCAAGAACGAATTCCTGATAGTGCTGCTGTAAATACTACCGTTCAATTAGCTAAGGATAACGGTTTTTCTGGTCTTTCTGGTTTTGTGAATGGTTTGTTACGAAGCTATATTCGACTTCAGGAAGAGTTACAGCAGAAAGAGGGGGAAGAGACTAAGACAAATAAAATAATTCCCATCAAATTGCCAGAAAAACAATCAGAAAGATTGGGTATTTTATATAGTTTTCCCGACTGGGTTGTAAATATATGGGTAGAACAGTTTGGTTTTTCCGAGACGGAGAAATTGTGTGAGTGGATGAATCAAACTCCGAATATTGATTTGCGAGTCAATCAACTTTGTTCTTCCATAGAAGAAGTTGAAACTGCTTTGAAAAATCAAGGTATTTCATCTCAACGAATTCCTAATTTACCCCAAGCTTTACGTTTATTAAATTCTCCTGGTGCCATTAAAAATTTACCCGGTTTTAATGAAGGATGGTGGACGGTACAAGATAGCAGCGCTCAACTGGTGAGTTATTTACTTAATCCCCAACCTCACGAAGTAATTATTGATGCTTGTGCTGCTCCAGGAGGAAAAACAACTCACATTGCCGAACTAATGGGAGATACGGGTCAAATTTACGCTTGCGATCGCACTGAGTCGCGTCTGCGTAAACTACAACAAAATACTCAACGTCTCAACTTAAAATCAGTTGAAGTTTGCCTGGGTGACAGTCGCAGTTTGACTCAATTTGAAAAATCAGCAGACAAAGTCTTACTTGATGTTCCTTGCTCCGGTTTGGGAACTCTCCACCGTCATGCTGATGCACGTTGGCGACAAACCCCGGATAATATAAAAGAACTTTGTGTACTTCAAGCAGAACTATTGTTACATAGTTCAACTTTTGTTAAGGATAGTGGCTCTTTAGTGTACTCTACTTGTACGCTTCATCCAGATGAAAACGAAGGTGCGATCAAATCCTTTTTAGAATCAAATTCTAATTGGGAAATCCAATCTCCCGATACATATTCAGCCATCCATGAATATGCAACTTCCGAAGGTTGGATTAAAGTATTGCCTCATAAACACAACATGGATGGTTTCTTTATGGTGCGCTTGAGAAAAAAGCATAATTAA
- a CDS encoding TerB family tellurite resistance protein → MVSNPEIKQLLKILIAAAWIDGKVQPEEREYLQQIAKSKDIATDPDIKPWLYGLVPIKPEECYQWVEEYLGTSPSVEDCQNLIQEIGGLIYSDGEVAIEEAKLLAKIQDLSAQSESKQGKLNIILKQVQKMYRRWVEVQN, encoded by the coding sequence ATGGTAAGCAACCCCGAGATTAAACAGTTGTTAAAAATCTTAATTGCAGCAGCTTGGATTGATGGCAAAGTTCAGCCAGAAGAAAGAGAGTATCTTCAGCAAATAGCTAAATCAAAAGATATCGCAACAGATCCAGACATCAAACCTTGGTTGTACGGATTAGTTCCTATCAAACCAGAGGAGTGTTATCAATGGGTTGAAGAATATTTAGGCACTTCTCCTAGCGTTGAAGATTGTCAAAATTTAATTCAAGAGATTGGTGGTTTAATTTACAGTGATGGTGAAGTAGCCATTGAAGAAGCTAAATTATTAGCCAAAATACAAGACTTGTCCGCTCAAAGCGAATCAAAACAAGGAAAATTAAATATCATCCTCAAACAGGTGCAAAAAATGTACCGTCGTTGGGTTGAAGTGCAAAATTGA